The Zootoca vivipara chromosome 5, rZooViv1.1, whole genome shotgun sequence genome includes the window TCTTGCTGCTGAAGTCAATAGTGTTACTTCAGTGTTAAGCGTTTTTCGGATTAGCTCCTGCCACTGGACTATGAGGAACACTAGGAACCAAATTGGAATGTCTTTCTCATGTTGTAGGTTTTCTCAGTGCTTTGGGATCCTAGGACTGAATATATATTGTTGATGCAAGGTCTCAGTATTGCACATAGGGAAATATAAAAGTGTTTCTTAGCATGTGCAGAGCACATTTCCCACTTCATCTGTTCCCAGTTCATCAGGGGAGTAAGCCAGCATCCACCCTCAGTTGGGAGACATTTGGGTTGAAAGGAATTTCTGGTCAGGGGTGCAATGTCTTTGTAGGATTCATTTCTCATTCCTGGAATCAGCTCTAGGACCCAGtgtttaaaaaattcttttacaGTACATGCAATCCATTTTTGCAGTTTACATGAAAAACATCTTCAATCTTCCATCCTATCCATAGAAACACAGGAAAATCagtccattggttcatctagtttgatacatctacactgactgacagcaggtTGTCAGAGTTTCAGATACggtttccaccccccacccccacccccagctcaacCTGGAGATATTGGGAAATTTAACCTgctaccttttgcatgcaaaatatgaTGTGGTATcgctgagctatgccccttcccaTTCAGCTCAGCGGGATTTActcctgtgggttaaactacagagcctagggcttgcagatcagaaggtcggctgttccaatccccgtgacagggtgagctcccgttgctcggtcccagctcctgccaacctagcagtttgaaagcacgtcaaagtgcaagtagataaataggtaccactacagcaggaaggcaaacagcgtttccatgtgttgctctgagtgccgcaaccccagagtcggtcacgactggacctaatggttaggggtcccattacctttacctttaaacatgccTTAAGTCTGTAACACATTACTTCTGAAGCTTGTGAAAGTGGGATGCAAAGTGAAAATTTCAATCAAAATTTATATTCTAGCCAGTGTGTGGTTTCACATCTGAATTAAGGGCATGAGGAATGGAAACGCATGACCAGCACACCATGCGCAGATCACTGTGCGGTGCTGATTTATTTCACAAAGTTCCATCAGTTTACTTGTTCTATAATTCTGGGGCTACAAAAGGGCTTCCAGTTAAGTAACTTGAATATTCTGGAGGACATTCATCTTGTTTATAAAATCTTAAGCGGGGAGGCTGATCCTTTTGTCTGAGACTCTGTTTGACTTCGAGAGAATCATACCCTTGTCAGTGAAACCAGGATAATGGCCACTTCCTGAGTCCATATTCATAGCCACTAACACAGATGAAATCTGCACCTCACTCATAAATATGCACAGGGAGGAAAATACATTATCTGTCCCCTTCCTTCTCATATATCACAGGCTGGTTACAGGGTCTTAACGGAAGCCTCATTGGGGTTAAGCAATCTTGATTTATATGCCTGCAACCCTGAAGAGGTTCACAACTTGGCTGTAGAAAGCCTCAATGGACCCAGAGGCTCCATTCTCAAAAGGGCTCTCATGAACAAaggggcaggcaggggaggggagtcTTCCATTTTCCTTAAGAATTTAGGCAGACGTTTTAGCTAGGAGTGTTCAGGGTAAACTGCCACCTTTTAGTTGAAAACTCTCGGGCTGGCTTCCAGCAAAGCCTTCCCTGTTGTAGACATCTCACAGTAGCTGGCTTGGAGGATAGCGTTGTGGGGCTTGGGCTAGTCTTGagaataactattattattattactattgtttatTATGATGGGCAGAACACAACCAACTGGTAGGGGTGCCATTAAAGGGAgggacaaacacacagagagagaaagatccaCGTTTCAGACTGCAAGCGATTCAAAACGCTGCTTTTGACCTTCATAgcttaggacaggcacccccaaacttcagccctccagatgttttggactacaattcccatcatccctgaccactagtcttgttagctagggatcatgggagttgtaggccaaaacatctggagggccgcagtttggggatgcctggcttaggaccAAGGTACTATCTTATGCACCTACCGCTTTTTTCAAAGCAAGGCCTTCAGCGGTGGGTGTTTGTGGTGCCTCCACTATCAGAGGTGACTACCAGAGAGAGGGTCTTCTGAGTGGTGGCTCCCCAGATGTGGAATTCTTTCCCCAGAAACATTAACCTGGGAAAGAGCCGTACCTGGCAAGCTTTTTGGTGCCAGGCTCAGAGCTTTTTATTTCCACAAACCTGCAGACTGATTTATGCTACTTTTGAGTATTTTTTACTTTTGCTTgcctattttaaattgttttattctttttttttttgtaagccacCAGAATAAGATTGCCCGGCAGTATGAAaatttccaaaacaaacaaagtAAAATTATATTCACAGGTGCCTATGTCTGCAAAACATAGGACAGAGGAACAAATTTCCTTGCTTTGAAAAAAGCGGATGATCACCTTGGGTTGATAACATTACACTATAGCGATCCTGAGGTATAAAAATATAACTCTTAAAATAGGCTGCATTCTTGCATTTGCAATTTTGAACATGCTGAAGAGCAGGGTTTGACTTTGCTAAAATATCTTGTTCTGCATCCTTTTCCTGCAGGAAGGGCGAGATGGCCGACTCAGGCAACAGAATTGGGGAAAGGAGCATCACGCTGTTATGTATTTAGATTATTAGTCTGCTACCACTGTGGGCATCATCACTGGGATTGTGTGCCACAGCCACAAAGCAGTCCTCGACCATTTATGCTTCCCCTAAAAATCTGAAGGGACAGGTCTGCCAGCTTCACTCTCCAACTCTATATATGCTCACTTGGAACTTAGGTTCATTCACAATGAAAGGCCAAACCTTATTTTCTGAGTTGCCAAAGCAGGACTAACCTCTTCCTGCCCCTCAGAGCAACTTCAGGCCCTTCTAAACAAGTTGAGACCCTGGATCTTTCCATAAAGGTTCTGTACTCCTGTGCATGTCTGCTCAAGaagaagccccattgagttcagtgaaacctactcccaagtaagtaaaTGTAGGAATGCAGACTTAAACAGCTTTGCTTCTCCTGTGCTATTTGTGTGCCCGTACgaagtgggatgcgggtggcgctgtgggttaaaccacacagcgacggggtgagctcccgttgctcagtccctgctcctgccaacctagcagtttgaaagcacctcaaagtgcaagtagataaataggtaccactccggcgggaaggtaaacggcatttccatgtgctgctctggttcgccagaagcggctttgtcatgctggccacatgacctggaagctgtacgatgGCTCcctcgcaactggacctaatggtcaggggtccctttacctttacaaagtaCTGACCTTTACATTGACAAGCAACTGCATCGAAACTGGTTGGAAGCACTGCAAAAAGAGCAGTTCACATTCCCATTTCAACCACTTTGGGCCGCTTGCTTGTGTTTTCCATTTGACTGGAAGCCCTGCATGATCACCAGAGAGCCGCACACTTTCTCCACGTGGCCTCGCACACTAGCTGGAGGAACCAATGGCAGCAACCTTTACAGCATGGCAAGTTTCACATGTGAACTGCAGTTGTGCAAAGCAGAAGCTGAGATACCATCAAAAGAGTAATGGGTGCAATTTACAAATCATTTCTGCAAATGTTTCCTACTACCAGTGCACCCCCTGCCAAAAGTGGAGTGCTGGGTACTCCCAACCATATTTAGGTATTCAAATTTTGATTTAAAGAACCAAGTGGAGGGGGGCTACCTTTTTTAATGGCTCCTATGTCTTTAACAGCTGCGACACACACACAGATATTCAACAGAGGAAGCTTTTTTCAGCAGGCCAATACAGACTTGGGAGCATAATCTACTGCAATCCAGCTCAGGCACTCTGAAATCCCTACATGCGTTGTGTTGCTGTGTGACTCAGTTCCATAAAGGAAGCTTCTGAACCAGTGCACCACACTGACACGCAATACTTCCTGAGAGCAAATCACTTAAGACACTGTGGCtttaagaaaaaataagaatGGTGCAATAGAAGCAGCACCTGTTGTACCAGATAGTTAAGAAACTCAAGCTGTTATCAATGGGTAAAGCTTTTTCCAGCATCTGAAGTGAGACTGCATCTCTGCTTGTCACTACAGCTGTGAAAGGCCCTGGTAGAAAAAGTTGCTAGCCCTGAAATTATTACCCATCCCGTTCTGGCCTGGAAATGTTTCCTTCCATAGCAAAGCAATGCCCTTGCAATCTCGCTCCCaggaaagcattttatttttagacCTATCAAACCCCACTTAACACGCAGATTACAACTGCACCTGGGATGCAATCCAGTTCCCATTGAAGTCAATCGTGACACTCCCGTGAATGATAAATAAATCAATATCTCAGCCTGACTTGGAAATACATGCCACTGAAAATCAGTGAGAGTTGCTTCTGAATTGAAGATCCTTGTTGCCTATTCAAACCAGTCCAGGAGCGGAAATAGTATTCTAGCTTTTGCAACAGGCATCTGTTATGGGGTAGTCCCCTTTACTAAGTCAAGTATGGGTCTATGGGTCTGATTGTGTAGAATACATACATAGAAACtgaccagattttttttatattaaaaaaaaccttaaggaAACAGTAAGTCAAGAATATATTGGTTCCAAACAAGAGCACAGAGAGACGAAACTCCAAGGAAGTTGTCATACCACCACACCCAAAGGCTGAAATTGTCCAGAGGAGAAGCTTGTTAAATAATTTATTGATTTATACAAAGTCTTTCCAACTGTAAGAGTTTGGAGCCAACCGAAAATCAAGTAATGCAGTGCTTTCTCCCTTATTCTCTTtagaaaagaacaaaagaaattcAAAGGAAAGGGAAGGTAAACGAAAGCAtccaaaccccaaaacaaaagagGCGAGAAAAACGCTTTTTTTTTACACTAGAAATATACATCACAAAAAAAATCTGCGATTTCCTATATACAAAGCGGCTGAGTTGGAATCTGGGACCCATATACAAAACAGTAACAAAATCTTGATTGTTAGGAGCAGGAGAGCTACCAcagaagggggagaagggggttgCTGTGGGTGGCAAGTATTATCAACAACAAAAAGGCAGCCGTCCTGAGTACAAATAATTCCACCCCATCAGAAGCTCATTTATTTCCCAGTCAGTTCCTCTGATTTAAAATGAAACTGTATTTCCAAGTGTTTTGTAGGATAGGGATGTGACTGGGAACTAAGCTCCATTGCAAACTAAGGCTGCCACCCTTAAGGATGGTTACTACAGAATGAATCTCACTGGACTCAGTGGAAcctactgtattttaaaggaaatatgcCTGTTCTTCATGCACAGCTCCACCCAATCTTatccatttttactcagaagtaagccccagtaAGAACACTGCATCAGGAAATAACCCAATCCTAAGCACtttagcagcacaatcctaaacacatccACTCTGAAATAACAGTGCAATCCCATACAAGTTGCTCAGATCTAGATCCTATTCAGGGGCTCTTACTCCAGAGTCAGTTTGCATAAAATTGCATGCAACCTTTACAGCAAGATCCTGAGGAGtaaagtcctattgagttcaatggggcttcctccctcgTAGGAGTGCGTTTAGGATTGCCGTTGAAGAGAATCGCTCCGCATTAAcaatgtttactcaaaagtaagccctactgagttcaatgggacttacctccTAGTAAGCAGGCTGAGGATCGCAGCTGAATTGAGCGGCAAagtctttttttctatttggatGGAGCTACGTTTTCCAGGGACGCCTGCTTTTAAGGTCAGGTGATTTGGCTGCCCCTTCCCCAAAGTCCATTTGCTCTGAGCAGTTTTCTTTTTTACGCTAATCTGAATAGGGGTTGGTTGGGCATCATGGCGGCTGTTTTGTTTCCAAATGTAGAATGGgggtaaaagggggtggggtggcagggttggaaatggaaaataaacCAGGGTCGAGTTACCCATAAAAGTTGGAAAGCTTTTCttgcgggttttttttttgtgtgtgtgtgtgtgtttggtttccttccttcctgtgcgAGCGACGCGGCTGTGCGTTTGGAGAGTGCGCACCGTCGGAGAGCAAAGGGGCGCTGCTCCTTGGTTCCCATAACTTAATTCTGtccaaaatatatatacacacacgttATTCCCCCCCATAAGTGGCGGGCTGTACAAGACGTCGCGGCGGCCAGTCCcgaggctggctggggctggcggcgtcggcggctaccctgcttggccgGAGGgaacgggagggtcgggcaggcgagagggggtggcggggcgggcgagggcgaggcaaggcacggccgcagtcacgacggctccgaggcgttgctgcaggGGCTgagcagggccagcgggcccgacgacaccgcggcggcggcggcagctgcagcgGCCGCCTTGTGCTTCTTGAGGAGCCGCGTGATCTTCTCGTCGTCCGAGTTGGGGTCGAGAGGCTTGTTGTACTCGTCGTCGTCCTCGTTCTCCGAGCTCTCCTTCAACTTCTCCGTCTCCGAGTCGTGCTTCTTCTTGGCCGACGCCATCTCCGCCGCATGCCGCTTCCTCCACTTCGTCCTCCGGTTCTGGAACCACACCTGGGACGcagagccagggagagggagagaaagaaagagacagaaagaggaggagggaggggaagacaaaaacacacacacatctttggtCACGAGTGTCTCCAGGGCGCAAGTCAcaaaggttaaaaacaacaaccccccaaccCTGATCCGCAAGAGAAACAATCGGGGTGCGCTGGTACCCGGCTGTGCGGCGCAGGGGTTAGAGTCTCGTCTCGGACtcggacctgagagaccagggttcaaaatcgCCACTAGACAGGGAAGAATTACTAACAAAGTTACTTGCTAAGGAAGCCAAAACCaagtctacttggaagtaaaccccatcACTCCCAGATGACTTTTCACAGGGATGTTGCCCCATTACTTCCAAGTTGCGCATGCTCTTTCCAAGGAAGCACAGGAAGGTGCTTATTTCCAGGAAACCTGGAGGGCAACCATCCCTGAGGTCCGGTTCACTCCTAAAATCTTAGAATCCCAACCCACTTGCATTGGGGAAGGGGTAGGTAGAGCATGGTGGCCCCATCTGTCGGCCAGAAGAGGAGCAGCTGCAGGGAGCAGgggtttcctttcttcttcctgccaGAAAGAACTgtacaaactttggaactcaGAACTAGTGCTGAAGCTTGCTTTCCCCCTACTCCCACTCAGTCTTATTTTCCTTTCCCATCATGGCCTTTTTGATAGCctttgggtttgggtttgtttgttcttGGTGGAAAAGAGGGtaaaaaatcctgtaaataaaTATTGGCTGAATGTAGGCAATTTTGTTTGACCCTGTTCTGGCTTGGCCAAAGGAAGGCACAGGCAGGCATCTATACCCATCCTATATTCTATATCTGCATACagctccacacacccacaccaagcTCACGATCCACCAGGGCatgcacacgcgcgcacacacacacgccaccTTGGTAGCTAACCATTCCCAAAGACACAGATCTCCGGAAACCTGCCCTCATCCACATCTTATGCTATCCCATCACTTTGCATCCTATTGGATCCCTGCTCCAAAAGCATCACACCCCTGGATTTCTCAGCCCAGACCTCAACTTCAGCGGCAGGTGGCTTTCAAGCAGGTTCTCTTTAAGTCATGCTCTGAGCTAAGTTAATGCTCAGTGTCCTTtgatggctgccttctccctgctTATCTAGaagcaaaccccactgaactcaatgggacttattgctTAGTACAGAGGATTGTGGTGTTAGGGCAGCTGATTTCATTCCCTTCATACATACTGGGACGTAAATGACACCAAACCCCAAAAGGCTTACTTTCATGTAAGCCAAATCAAGCCTTAACAAGAAAGGTGTGACTCTCCCCATCTCCTGAATCCATAAATTTCTGAGTGGCATTTAAATCTAGCcccttttgcatgaaaaagaggggggaaatattacTTGTGGGAAAGTAGATCAAATCCTGCAAAACCCACTGAGGAGTAAACATGCATCATGTTCCAGCTTCAAGTGTACAGAAATATGGTATAGGAAGCCAATTTTTAGGCCTCATAAAAGCACTGGGGGTCTTGACAGGAGACATTTGTCTGGttattttgaggttttattactgGCCTTCGAGAACAGTAGGAAAACCAGAATCTGAGGATGTTATTTCATGGGAAACTGAGTGCTGACAAATGAACTGCTCAAATAAGACACTGGGACCCCATTGGAAAGCCATGACGGGAACTAAGATGGCAATCCTAACAGAGTAAGATCCACTGAAtgcaatgcactttaaaaaactgAAATTGCCTCTCAATCCAAATGCAGAATTTCTTGTGATGAAATCAGAAAAATATCTGttgataatattttttaaaaatcccacgtTTTCCATAAACTTATGAGATCATGAGTTTGTAAGCCTCCCCCTCCATTGATCAAGGAATGACCCACCTCATGTTAAACacttttgcagtgcagtcctacacgtgtctactcagaagtaagccacgcTGAGTTCACTGTTTCTCATTCAAAAGTCAGACTCTATTATGATCGAATCAAATTTCAACTAACGATGAGGAAAATGGCGATGTGTGTGTTAAAGAGCAAGAAATGTCTTGGCTATAAATATTGTTTCAactctacattttaaaaacaacttatGCTTTTAAAGTGTTCTGCctttttataggggggggggggaaataacaagACGGCAGGAACACACACCCCCAATCCCTTGCAAACACATTTTATAATCCGTCCACAACCTTAATAAATTAATTTTCAGTGCAACCTTATACATTATTTCTAGGAAGGAAATGGATTGAATAGTGGGGAATATTTGCGATCAGCTTGCTCATCTCTCTGCCCTTGGGAAGAACTCCAGAAGAGCCCTTAAAGGACACAGATCGGCTGAGGCCAGTTTATTTGTAAGCAAACCAGCTTAGGACTGAGGAGCTACAAGATTTAAATTTAGTGTCTTTGAGCTTCTCTTAattatgacttttaaaaataattagaatTAGTAAGATATTTATTTTGGTAGAGGGAAGATACTAAGTCTATCAGATACAGTAAACAGCAAAGCTGTGTGACATCTCATGGTTAGAAAAAATGAAACAGGCTTTAGCGGGCTCGACAAgactaataccgtgtttccccttttttaatacgtagtcagaaagtaagccatgggagggtttttctagaagtaagataagtaagacgtaccccgaaagtaagccaccattgtttctgtcacctcctcagcccctcctgtgtgctcagggagccagcgaacCAGCGACAGGCATGGGGGGaaaacgcgcctctcagctgatttctccaccgcctgctgagcgcacagggagaggggggggaagcctcttcctgtccctctggagcaggcctgtctttcctattggggctactggtgctttccttttcgaccctgggaggcagcgaatacatccaatggtcagggcgctttggggcgcccatctctccccgtctgcaccttttctcctccttctgggccagcacgcgccctcttttgctcgctccctgcctctcctgtgacaacaggcagcggcggcggcggcggcagccacagccggctgcaaggcagagaagctaagcccagcggagccgaggtgctgttgagcggctgcgggctccctttggccggccttccttgtgtgcgtctggccgcgatgcgcctccctcctcctcctccggcgtagcaacagcagcgggaggctcctcctcctccggcaacggcagcagcggctcccgctcgggtctggccgcgatgcgcctccctcctcctcctccggcatagcaacagcagcgggaggctcctcctcctccggcaacggcagcagcggctcccgctcgggtctggccgcgatgcgcctccctcctcctcctccggcgtagcaacagcagcgggaggctcctcctcctccggcaacggcagcagcggctcccgctcgggtatgcacccctccagccagcagccagccaggcGGCTCCCACAAGGGCTGCAGCGGTGGCTGGTGGTGCGGCAGCAGGGAAGGCCGCCTAGCCAAGCGAGTGAGCTGTGTGCCCTCTCCACCCGCCTCCctttttccacctccaccacctcctccgccagccagccagccttgtcgccgcttttgggcgcctgcctccgtcctccgcggcccccaggggctagcagcagcaacagcagtgggaggatgaggatgacactgctgggtcccgctgccttgaaccgagtggcgctgctgcaagattgcttaataaaaaatagattgcttaataaaaaaaccaagacacccccgaaaataagccataggcttattttcttgagtaaaataaatataagacggtgtcttaaaatgtgggaaacacggtagccacGGGCTGTTTCTTAGTACTTCTGTTAAGCCCACGTATTCTGAACTCATTTATTTACCTCCAAGAGAAGGCGCATGGCGGCACAGCCACTTTGCTGggaagttaagtcccactgaacttggagaacttacttctaagtaaatttGCGCAGACTGGGACTGCTAGTCCCTCTGAAACCAGCTCCCCTTCAGTGCCAACTGTCTTCTCAGTGCAACCTTATAagtgcctactcagaagcaagcctacCCACCTTGAGTTCAGAGGGACTTATTCTGAGGGGAGAGGATTGTATAAGATTGTTTATTcgtatttctgcttgcctgggAGTAAAAGTGCCACGGAAAAAGGGTCacacttctgagcagacatgcttaACATTGCAccgcaaatatttattttatttttttgccacttgCCACCGGAGCCTCGGGCGCCCGAGATGCCTGCTGACCGTCGAGGCAGCCAGCAAAGGAAGGCTCCTTACCTTGACTTGACTCTCCGTCATTCCCAGCGAGTAGGCGAGGCGGGCTCTCTCGGGTCCTGCCAAGTACTTGGTTTGCTCGAAGGTTTTCTCCAAAGCGAAGATTTGCTGCCCAGAGAAAGTCGGCCGCGAGTGTTTCTTCTTGCCGTCCTTGTCCAAAACCATCCCAGCCTGGGCTGGAGAGAGGGACGAGGGGAGCGGAGGGAGAAAAAGAGCCCCGTCAAGCGCCGAGGAAAAAACACCTCCTGGACCCCAAAGCCTTTTGTGCGCGCCGGGCAGAAACCTCCTCGGCGGATCTCACGCGGACTAGCAACCTGAAATGCCGTCGCAAATCCAACCCGCCCTTTCCCGAGAGCAGCCGCAGAGCTCGGGCCCAGCAGGAAAACTTTGTCACCAGCTAGCCTGCAGGAGATGCAACGTCAAGGgagagtttaaaacaaaacaaaaaccagccagTCGTTGTGGAGGCGCGATCGGGGCTGCGCAAGACCCTCGAGCTGCTCCATCAGTTTCCCGAAGGCGACCTGGCCAGTTTCAGCTGGCCTTCAGGAAACCGATCCTTGCCGGTTTCATTTCCAGACATCAAAACAGCAGCCAGCTGGAAGCGTCCTTCTTTGAGGCTGCAGATCACGGCGCCCGCTCACTCTCAAAGGGCCACCCCCTTTCCCTAAGCGAAACCCGCTGCCTCTTTATCTGGGACCCACCCGAGCCCTAGAACCGCTTAGCCAGAAAAGAaggaaccccccaccccacctcgccCTGCCCATCCGCCTAGGGCTGACCAAACCAATCCATATGGACCTGTTTCCTGGGAATTAACCCTAGCACCTGTTGCCCGCACGCTGCACCCAGAGCCCAGCCGTGCAACTGGAGAGAAAAGAGGCGCctccgagcatgtgcagagtgctgttCCACCCTGTCTCTCCTAATGAGCGCAGGGCTTGATGGGACTGGCTGCCCCTTTGGCACTGGCACCTCTAATGATCAGGATTGGGGAAGTTTAAaaggaatctccttttttgcaaagatcctcccctcctccctcccagccccGGCTCCTCGCCCCCGCCTTCTTACCGGGACAGGCGAGCCGGGGGTCCCTCCAGGGCGCCCCCTGCATGACTCCGGGCCAGAAGATGGGCGGCCTGCCGGGCAGCTCGGCCAGGGGCTTCGGG containing:
- the NKX6-2 gene encoding homeobox protein Nkx-6.2, which produces MLAVGQMEANRPPGAFVLSSAPLAALHNMAEMKTSLFPYALQSPAGFKAPSLGGLNAQIPLGTPHGISDILGRPVAAAAAASSLLTGLPRLNGLAGAAAAGMYFNPAAVSRYPKPLAELPGRPPIFWPGVMQGAPWRDPRLACPAQAGMVLDKDGKKKHSRPTFSGQQIFALEKTFEQTKYLAGPERARLAYSLGMTESQVKVWFQNRRTKWRKRHAAEMASAKKKHDSETEKLKESSENEDDDEYNKPLDPNSDDEKITRLLKKHKAAAAAAAAAAVSSGPLALLSPCSNASEPS